In one window of Nocardiopsis aegyptia DNA:
- a CDS encoding DNA topoisomerase IB, translating into MRRSDPDAAGITRVRRGRGFRYYGPDGAPVTDPEELGRIRDLAVPPAWRQVWICPVREGHIQARGTDDEGRLQYVYHPEWRRRRDREKFEDVLAFAERLPRIRAAVAGHLDRRGLDRERVLATALRLVDLGLLRAGGEAYAARNDSYGAASLLREHVRRTRGTVVVEFPGKSGRIWRFVCAEPGVHRAVAGLQRVRSPGQGLFAYRDGEQWREVRSEDLNAYLSEVAGADHTVKEFRTWHATVLAAIGVAVAGEVGDAAARARLVAHVTREVAAHLGNSEAVARDSYIDPRVFRLHERGVTVSASLSALGCEAAPGEPATRGRVERAVLRMLREHPDA; encoded by the coding sequence ATGCGCCGCAGCGACCCCGACGCCGCGGGGATCACCCGGGTCCGGCGGGGCCGGGGGTTCCGCTACTACGGCCCCGACGGAGCGCCCGTCACCGATCCGGAGGAACTCGGGCGGATCCGCGACCTGGCCGTTCCCCCCGCCTGGCGGCAGGTGTGGATCTGTCCCGTGCGCGAGGGCCACATCCAGGCCCGCGGCACGGATGACGAGGGCCGCCTCCAGTACGTGTACCACCCGGAGTGGCGCCGGCGGCGCGACAGGGAGAAGTTCGAGGACGTCCTGGCCTTCGCCGAGCGCCTGCCCCGGATCAGGGCGGCGGTCGCCGGGCACCTGGACCGGCGCGGGCTCGACCGTGAGCGCGTCCTGGCCACGGCGCTGCGGCTGGTCGACCTGGGCCTGCTCAGGGCGGGCGGCGAGGCCTACGCGGCCCGCAACGATTCCTACGGGGCGGCCAGCCTGCTGCGCGAGCACGTGCGCCGCACGCGCGGGACGGTGGTGGTCGAGTTCCCGGGCAAGTCCGGGCGGATCTGGCGGTTCGTCTGTGCGGAGCCGGGTGTGCACCGCGCGGTGGCGGGACTGCAGCGCGTGCGCTCGCCGGGGCAGGGCCTGTTCGCCTACCGGGACGGCGAACAGTGGCGCGAGGTGCGCAGCGAGGACCTCAACGCCTATCTGAGCGAGGTCGCCGGGGCGGACCACACGGTCAAGGAGTTCCGTACCTGGCACGCCACGGTGCTGGCGGCGATCGGGGTGGCGGTGGCAGGGGAGGTCGGGGACGCGGCGGCGCGCGCCCGGCTGGTGGCGCACGTGACCCGTGAGGTGGCCGCCCACCTCGGCAACTCCGAGGCGGTGGCGCGGGACTCCTACATCGATCCGCGGGTCTTTCGCCTGCACGAGCGCGGTGTGACGGTCTCCGCGTCGCTTTCGGCGCTGGGGTGCGAGGCCGCCCCGGGCGAGCCCGCGACCCGGGGGCGCGTGGAGCGGGCGGTGCTGCGGATGCTGCGCGAGCACCCCGACGCCTGA
- a CDS encoding LLM class F420-dependent oxidoreductase — MDLGLHVADFTWTGGTPELAPALVRAVRGAEDAGLARVTVMDHFWQLGGAFGPVENAMPEAYTTLGFLAAHTSRVLLHTLVTGVVHRDPGVLAKQVTTLDVLSGGRAGLGIGAAWFEAEARGLGIRFPSTAERFERLEETLRITLQMWSESEEPFEGEHYRLERTLDSPRPLSAPRPYLMIGGSGERRTLRLVARYADACNIFTGPEAGHKLRVLRRHCDEVGRDYESVEKTTTLAVEHGTTAHALVRRLLDLRATGFTVVYVYGRGFSDPEELVALLGSAVPEVAGA, encoded by the coding sequence ATGGACCTCGGACTGCACGTCGCCGACTTCACCTGGACCGGGGGCACCCCCGAACTCGCACCCGCCCTCGTCCGCGCGGTGCGCGGGGCCGAGGACGCGGGGCTGGCCCGCGTCACCGTCATGGACCACTTCTGGCAGCTCGGCGGTGCCTTCGGACCGGTGGAGAACGCGATGCCGGAGGCCTACACCACCCTGGGGTTCCTGGCCGCGCACACCAGCCGGGTCCTGCTGCACACCCTGGTGACGGGTGTGGTCCACCGCGACCCCGGGGTGCTGGCCAAGCAGGTCACCACGCTCGACGTGCTCTCCGGCGGCCGGGCGGGGCTCGGCATCGGCGCGGCGTGGTTCGAGGCCGAGGCCCGCGGGCTGGGCATCCGCTTCCCGTCCACGGCCGAGCGCTTCGAGCGTCTGGAGGAGACGCTGCGCATCACCCTGCAGATGTGGAGCGAGAGCGAGGAGCCCTTCGAGGGCGAGCACTACCGGCTCGAACGCACCCTCGACTCGCCCCGGCCGCTCAGCGCCCCCCGCCCGTACCTGATGATCGGCGGGTCGGGGGAGCGCAGGACGCTGCGCCTGGTCGCCCGGTACGCCGACGCCTGCAACATCTTCACCGGACCCGAGGCCGGGCACAAGCTGCGGGTGCTGCGGCGGCACTGCGACGAGGTCGGCCGCGACTACGAGAGCGTGGAGAAGACCACGACGCTCGCCGTGGAGCACGGCACCACCGCCCACGCCCTGGTCCGGCGGCTGCTCGACCTGCGCGCCACCGGGTTCACCGTCGTCTACGTCTACGGCCGGGGCTTCTCCGACCCCGAGGAGCTCGTCGCCCTGCTGGGCTCGGCGGTCCCCGAGGTCGCCGGGGCCTGA
- the argG gene encoding argininosuccinate synthase: MSKVLTSLPVGERVGIAFSGGLDTSVAVAWMREKGAVPCTYTADIGQYDEPDIASVPGRANDYGAELARLVDGRAALVEEGLAALACGAFHIRSGGRTYFNTTPLGRAVTGTLLVRAMLEDGVQIWGDGSTFKGNDIERFYRYGLLANPSLRIYKPWLDADFVHELGGRKEMSEWLTERDLPYRDSAEKAYSTDANIWGATHEAKALEHLDTGIEIVDPIMGVRFWDPEVEIPTEDVTIGFEQGRPVTINGKTFESAVDLVLAANTIGGRHGLGMSDQIENRVIEAKSRGIYEAPGMALLHTAYERLVNAVHNEDTVAAYHSEGRRLGRLMYEGRWLEPQALMVRESLQRWVGTAITGEVTLRLRRGEDYSILDTAGPAFSYHPDKLSMERTEDSAFGPVDRIGQLTMRNLDIADSRAKLEEYSRLGMVGDDSHPTSIGAAQAASTGLIGAMPEGGAEAIASRGQGSEDADLLDAAAFDAGND, from the coding sequence ATGTCCAAGGTACTCACCTCTCTGCCCGTCGGTGAACGTGTCGGGATCGCCTTCTCCGGAGGCCTCGACACCTCCGTGGCGGTCGCGTGGATGCGCGAGAAGGGCGCCGTCCCCTGCACCTACACGGCCGACATCGGCCAGTACGACGAACCCGACATCGCCTCGGTGCCCGGTCGCGCCAACGACTACGGCGCGGAGCTCGCCCGGCTGGTCGACGGTCGCGCCGCCCTGGTCGAGGAGGGGCTCGCGGCACTGGCCTGCGGGGCGTTCCACATCCGCTCCGGCGGCCGCACCTACTTCAACACCACCCCGCTGGGCCGCGCCGTCACCGGCACCCTGCTCGTGCGAGCGATGCTCGAGGACGGCGTGCAGATCTGGGGCGACGGTTCCACCTTCAAGGGCAACGACATCGAGCGGTTCTACCGCTACGGGCTGCTCGCCAACCCCTCCCTGCGCATCTACAAGCCCTGGCTCGACGCCGACTTCGTGCACGAGCTCGGTGGGCGCAAGGAGATGTCGGAGTGGCTGACCGAGCGCGACCTGCCCTACCGGGACAGCGCGGAGAAGGCCTACTCCACCGACGCCAACATCTGGGGCGCCACGCACGAGGCCAAGGCCCTGGAGCACCTCGACACCGGCATCGAGATCGTCGACCCCATCATGGGCGTGCGGTTCTGGGACCCCGAGGTCGAGATCCCCACCGAGGACGTCACCATCGGCTTCGAGCAGGGCCGTCCGGTGACCATCAACGGCAAGACCTTCGAGTCCGCCGTCGACCTGGTCCTGGCGGCCAACACCATCGGTGGGCGCCACGGCCTGGGCATGTCCGACCAGATCGAGAACCGCGTCATCGAGGCCAAGAGCCGCGGGATCTATGAGGCCCCGGGCATGGCGCTGCTGCACACCGCCTACGAGCGGCTGGTCAACGCGGTGCACAACGAGGACACCGTCGCGGCCTACCACAGCGAGGGCCGGCGCCTGGGCCGGCTCATGTACGAGGGCCGCTGGCTGGAGCCCCAGGCGCTGATGGTGCGCGAGTCGCTGCAGCGCTGGGTGGGCACGGCGATCACCGGCGAGGTGACGCTGCGCCTGCGGCGCGGCGAGGACTACTCGATCCTGGACACGGCCGGCCCGGCGTTCAGCTACCACCCGGACAAGCTCTCGATGGAGCGCACCGAGGACTCCGCGTTCGGCCCGGTCGACCGCATCGGCCAGCTGACCATGCGCAACCTGGACATCGCCGACTCCCGCGCCAAGCTGGAGGAGTACTCCAGGCTCGGCATGGTGGGCGACGACTCCCACCCCACGTCGATCGGCGCGGCCCAGGCCGCCTCGACCGGCCTGATCGGTGCCATGCCCGAGGGCGGTGCCGAGGCGATCGCCTCGCGCGGCCAGGGCTCCGAGGACGCCGACCTGCTGGACGCCGCCGCCTTCGACGCCGGCAACGACTAG
- a CDS encoding alcohol dehydrogenase catalytic domain-containing protein, whose translation MKAVVWHGTADVRTEQVPDPRVERPDDVLLRVTSSGLCGSDLHLYELLGPFMHEGDILGHEPMGVVEETGADVTSLRRGDRVVVPFQISCARCAMCAAGLQTQCETTRVEEQGTGARIYGYSSLYGSVPGAQAEYLRVPRAEANVLKVPAQGTDDRYVYLSDVLPTAWQAVRYADVPEGGSVAVLGLGPIGDMCCRVARHLGAGPVFGIDPVPERRGRAQARGAQVFDPGQDPVAEIRERTGGRGPDAVIDAVGMEADGHGPVRLVQKVVSMLPKGAAASLMESAGVDRLSALYTAVDLVRRGGTISVVGVYGGMADPLPMMTLFDKQIQVRMGQANVRHWAPEIQPLLEGGDPLGVEDFATHHLSLDEAAHAYAMFQKKEEGAVKVLFRP comes from the coding sequence ATGAAGGCGGTGGTGTGGCACGGGACCGCCGACGTGCGGACCGAGCAGGTGCCCGACCCGCGCGTCGAACGGCCCGACGACGTGCTGCTGCGCGTCACGAGCTCGGGCCTGTGCGGGTCGGACCTGCACTTGTACGAGCTCCTCGGGCCCTTCATGCACGAGGGCGACATCCTGGGGCACGAACCCATGGGGGTGGTCGAGGAGACCGGGGCCGACGTCACCTCGCTCCGGCGCGGGGACCGGGTGGTGGTCCCCTTCCAGATCTCCTGCGCCCGGTGCGCCATGTGCGCGGCGGGACTGCAGACCCAGTGCGAGACCACCCGGGTCGAGGAGCAGGGCACGGGGGCGCGGATCTACGGCTACAGCTCCCTGTACGGGTCGGTCCCCGGCGCCCAGGCCGAGTACCTGCGCGTGCCCCGCGCGGAGGCCAACGTCCTGAAGGTGCCCGCGCAGGGGACCGACGACAGGTACGTCTACCTCTCCGACGTGCTGCCCACCGCCTGGCAGGCGGTGCGGTACGCCGACGTGCCCGAGGGCGGATCCGTCGCCGTGCTGGGGCTCGGGCCGATCGGCGACATGTGCTGCCGGGTCGCGCGCCACCTGGGCGCGGGCCCGGTCTTCGGCATCGACCCGGTCCCCGAGCGGCGCGGGCGCGCCCAGGCCAGGGGAGCGCAGGTGTTCGATCCCGGGCAGGACCCGGTGGCGGAGATCCGCGAGCGCACCGGCGGGCGCGGACCAGACGCGGTCATCGACGCCGTCGGCATGGAGGCGGACGGGCACGGTCCGGTGCGCCTGGTACAGAAGGTCGTGTCGATGCTGCCCAAGGGCGCGGCCGCCTCGCTGATGGAGAGCGCGGGGGTGGACCGCCTCTCCGCGCTGTACACGGCCGTCGACCTGGTCCGGCGCGGAGGGACGATCTCGGTCGTGGGCGTGTACGGCGGTATGGCCGACCCGCTGCCGATGATGACGCTCTTCGACAAGCAGATCCAGGTGCGCATGGGCCAGGCGAACGTGCGGCACTGGGCGCCGGAGATCCAGCCGCTGCTGGAGGGGGGCGACCCGCTCGGCGTCGAGGACTTCGCCACCCACCACCTGTCCCTGGACGAGGCCGCACACGCCTACGCGATGTTCCAGAAGAAGGAGGAGGGCGCGGTCAAGGTGCTCTTCCGCCCCTGA
- a CDS encoding helix-turn-helix domain-containing protein: MVDAHGNGHSTGDLGRRAALRRVEIGLSREEVAERAGMAPGYVAYVEEYTPLLTHSAMYRLAQALRTTPDQLLGAADEATPEQAAPPGTRTLVVALTRHECMALIEHGGVGRVAFVDPEGRVPLVQPVHYALIGSDVCFRASAVGALARALTHDGGAHDVGFQADRLVGTPWKGWTVLVTGPATLIRDSREAHAAHAAAPVCPWSAGEREICVRIVPAEVSGHRVSALRPSVWDASPEPRAGLRLAAAGGEAGHG; encoded by the coding sequence ATGGTCGACGCACACGGCAACGGGCACAGCACGGGCGATCTCGGCCGCCGGGCGGCGCTGCGCCGCGTGGAGATCGGGCTCAGCCGCGAGGAGGTCGCCGAACGCGCCGGCATGGCGCCCGGCTACGTGGCCTATGTGGAGGAGTACACCCCCCTGCTCACCCACAGTGCGATGTACCGCCTCGCCCAAGCCCTGCGCACCACGCCCGACCAGCTGCTGGGCGCCGCCGACGAGGCGACGCCGGAACAGGCGGCGCCGCCCGGGACGCGCACGCTCGTGGTCGCCCTGACCCGCCACGAGTGCATGGCCCTGATCGAGCACGGCGGAGTGGGACGCGTCGCCTTCGTCGATCCCGAGGGCCGCGTTCCCCTCGTGCAGCCCGTCCACTACGCCCTCATCGGCTCGGACGTGTGCTTCCGTGCGTCCGCCGTGGGCGCGCTCGCGCGTGCCCTGACCCACGACGGCGGCGCGCACGACGTCGGCTTCCAGGCGGACCGGCTCGTCGGCACACCGTGGAAGGGGTGGACCGTCCTGGTCACGGGACCGGCCACCCTCATCAGGGACTCCCGCGAGGCGCACGCCGCGCACGCCGCCGCACCGGTGTGCCCGTGGAGCGCGGGCGAACGCGAGATCTGCGTCCGGATCGTGCCCGCCGAGGTGAGCGGGCACCGCGTGAGCGCGCTCCGCCCGTCGGTCTGGGACGCGTCGCCCGAGCCGCGCGCCGGTCTCCGCCTCGCCGCGGCCGGCGGCGAGGCGGGACACGGGTGA
- a CDS encoding VOC family protein translates to MRVKFAELPVVDQDRAIAFYTRALGCTVAADAPMGDDGWRWVELAFPGAETHLHFLRRENDEPSDDPVLVLVDADVPGAVKGLRDHDVEIVSEPQDAPWAPGTTFAEFRDSEGNRMVITDR, encoded by the coding sequence ATGCGCGTCAAGTTCGCCGAACTGCCCGTCGTCGACCAGGACCGTGCCATCGCCTTCTACACCCGCGCCCTGGGCTGCACCGTCGCGGCCGACGCCCCCATGGGCGACGACGGATGGCGCTGGGTCGAACTCGCCTTCCCCGGCGCCGAGACCCACCTGCACTTCCTGCGGCGCGAGAACGACGAGCCCTCCGACGACCCCGTCCTGGTGCTCGTCGACGCCGACGTCCCCGGCGCGGTCAAGGGCCTGCGCGACCACGACGTGGAGATCGTGAGCGAGCCCCAGGACGCGCCGTGGGCCCCCGGCACCACCTTCGCCGAGTTCCGCGACAGCGAGGGCAACCGCATGGTGATCACCGACCGCTGA
- a CDS encoding class I SAM-dependent methyltransferase gives MCLHARRPLQCCSPVVRGPRRLCQSTPGAGAGRGAATVRPRPVAFPDYPRTVSSVTAVEPEPYLRRAAREGAARAGIPITVVDGLAEALPLPDASVDAVVATLVLCSVPDQDRALREVRRVLRPGGRLCFLEHVRAATPGARRVQRLLDATIGPRLLGGCHSGRDTLAAIEAAGFALDPVERFLFPRARTPVSSHVRGEARPA, from the coding sequence GTGTGCCTCCATGCTCGGCGTCCCCTCCAGTGCTGTTCACCCGTCGTCCGCGGCCCTCGGCGATTGTGCCAGAGCACGCCGGGCGCGGGTGCGGGGCGGGGCGCCGCGACCGTGCGACCACGCCCGGTGGCCTTCCCGGACTACCCCCGGACGGTCTCCTCGGTGACGGCGGTCGAGCCCGAGCCCTACCTGCGACGGGCCGCCCGGGAGGGGGCCGCGCGGGCCGGGATCCCGATCACGGTCGTCGACGGGCTCGCCGAGGCCCTGCCCCTGCCCGACGCCTCGGTCGACGCGGTGGTGGCCACACTCGTGCTCTGCTCGGTCCCCGACCAGGACCGCGCGCTGCGCGAGGTCCGCCGGGTGCTGCGGCCCGGCGGGCGGCTGTGCTTCCTCGAACACGTGCGGGCCGCCACCCCGGGCGCGCGGCGGGTCCAGCGACTCCTGGACGCCACCATCGGGCCGCGCCTGCTCGGCGGCTGCCACAGCGGGCGGGACACACTGGCCGCGATCGAGGCGGCCGGGTTCGCCCTGGACCCCGTCGAACGCTTCCTCTTCCCCCGCGCCCGGACGCCCGTCTCCTCCCACGTGCGCGGGGAGGCCCGGCCCGCCTGA
- a CDS encoding LacI family DNA-binding transcriptional regulator codes for MATSDTPQRRPTLKEVARVAGVSHQTVSRYLRFDGGLKESTRELVEAAIRELDYRPNLIARSMRTRRTGRLAVLLPSVGSFSPDRTLAGAIATGHAAGFVVEVLSVDGDAAARTERTRELAGSGQVEGVLALAPLAPDADRPQEGGAPVVVSADFDDDMRGIGGLADGSIVADLVEGLAERGHRRFLHVSGSLGFASARERKRTYLATVERLGLESHGVVDGDWSPESGREAVRMLAADSGVTAVIAGNDVVAAGVVRGALDRGWSVPGDLSVTGWDNDPVGAYLSPALTTVDVDRERLGAEAMERLVATVRGTEPKLSAEPLNRIIWRESTGPAPRLW; via the coding sequence ATGGCCACGTCCGACACACCGCAGCGCCGGCCGACGCTCAAGGAGGTCGCCCGCGTCGCGGGGGTCTCGCACCAGACGGTCTCGCGCTACCTGCGCTTCGACGGAGGGCTCAAGGAGTCGACGCGTGAGCTGGTGGAGGCCGCGATCCGCGAGCTCGACTACCGCCCCAACCTCATCGCGCGGTCGATGCGCACGCGCCGGACCGGGCGCCTGGCGGTCCTGCTGCCCAGCGTGGGGTCCTTCAGCCCGGACCGGACGCTGGCCGGAGCCATCGCCACCGGTCACGCGGCGGGCTTCGTGGTCGAGGTGCTGAGCGTGGACGGCGACGCCGCGGCCCGCACCGAACGCACGCGCGAACTCGCCGGATCGGGTCAGGTGGAGGGAGTCCTGGCGCTGGCGCCGCTCGCCCCCGACGCCGACCGGCCGCAGGAGGGCGGCGCGCCCGTGGTGGTCTCCGCCGACTTCGACGACGACATGCGGGGCATCGGCGGCCTGGCCGACGGTTCGATCGTCGCCGACCTGGTCGAGGGCCTGGCCGAGCGCGGGCACCGGCGCTTCCTGCACGTGTCCGGATCGCTGGGCTTCGCCTCGGCCCGGGAGCGCAAGCGCACGTACCTGGCGACCGTCGAACGCCTGGGCTTGGAGTCGCACGGCGTGGTCGACGGCGACTGGTCGCCGGAGTCCGGCCGCGAGGCTGTACGCATGCTGGCGGCCGACAGCGGGGTCACCGCCGTCATCGCGGGCAACGACGTGGTCGCGGCGGGCGTGGTCCGCGGCGCCCTCGACCGCGGTTGGAGCGTGCCGGGCGACCTCAGTGTCACGGGGTGGGACAACGACCCGGTGGGCGCGTACCTGTCGCCGGCGCTCACCACGGTCGACGTCGACCGGGAGCGGTTGGGCGCCGAGGCCATGGAACGCCTGGTCGCCACGGTCCGCGGAACCGAGCCGAAGCTCTCGGCCGAGCCCCTGAACCGGATCATCTGGCGCGAGTCCACCGGCCCGGCCCCGCGCCTGTGGTGA
- a CDS encoding aldo/keto reductase: MEAHVAREDRYESLEYRACGRSGLRLPRLSLGLWQNFGDDRSLEGQRAILRRAFDLGVFHFDLANNYGPPKGSAETNFGRILDLDLRPYRDEMVITTKAGWVMGPGPHQQGGSRKYLLSSLDRSLARMGLDYVDVFYSHRPDPDTPLEETMLALHHAVVSGRALYAGISSYAPEATRRAAAIMRDLGTPLVVHQPSYSMLNRWVEDGLLAAAAEEGMGVVAFSPLAQGLLTSRYLDGSVPSDSRAGVGRPSWRENMLSEDVLERVRALDAIAAERGQTLAQMAIAWVLRDQGPRTVTTALIGASSVRQLEENLAAVEAPDFTEEELRAIDRWAVDSDVNIWWGATASTQ, encoded by the coding sequence ATGGAGGCACACGTGGCGCGCGAGGACCGGTACGAGTCACTGGAGTACCGGGCGTGCGGCAGGAGCGGGCTGCGGCTTCCGCGCCTGTCGCTGGGACTGTGGCAGAACTTCGGCGACGACCGGAGCCTGGAGGGACAGCGCGCGATCCTGCGCCGCGCCTTCGACCTCGGCGTCTTCCACTTCGACCTGGCCAACAACTACGGACCGCCCAAGGGCTCGGCCGAGACCAACTTCGGCCGGATCCTGGACCTGGACCTGCGCCCCTACCGCGACGAGATGGTCATCACCACCAAGGCCGGCTGGGTCATGGGCCCGGGCCCCCACCAGCAGGGCGGCTCGCGCAAGTACCTGCTGTCCTCGCTCGACCGCTCCCTGGCGCGCATGGGCCTGGACTACGTCGACGTCTTCTACAGCCACCGTCCCGACCCCGACACCCCGCTGGAGGAGACCATGCTGGCCCTGCACCACGCCGTGGTGTCCGGCCGGGCCCTGTACGCCGGGATCTCCTCCTACGCCCCCGAGGCGACCCGCCGGGCGGCGGCGATCATGCGCGACCTGGGCACGCCCCTGGTCGTCCACCAGCCCTCGTACTCCATGCTCAACCGCTGGGTCGAGGACGGCCTGCTGGCGGCCGCGGCCGAGGAGGGGATGGGCGTGGTCGCCTTCTCCCCCCTGGCCCAGGGCCTGCTGACCTCCCGCTACCTGGACGGTTCCGTGCCCAGCGACTCCCGCGCCGGCGTGGGACGGCCCAGCTGGCGGGAGAACATGCTCTCCGAGGACGTCCTGGAACGAGTCCGCGCCCTCGACGCGATCGCCGCCGAACGCGGCCAGACCCTCGCGCAGATGGCGATCGCGTGGGTGCTGCGCGACCAGGGGCCGCGCACGGTCACCACGGCGCTGATCGGTGCCTCCAGCGTCCGGCAACTGGAAGAGAACCTGGCGGCGGTGGAGGCGCCGGACTTCACCGAGGAGGAGTTGCGCGCCATCGACCGGTGGGCGGTCGATTCCGACGTCAACATCTGGTGGGGCGCGACGGCCTCGACACAGTAG
- a CDS encoding Gfo/Idh/MocA family protein, which yields MPDPSPPIRVALVGSGGIARGVHLPALADMGERVEVTALVDPDEALMARTAAEWRVPGRYTDLHAMLAAESPDLVVVCAPPAAHKDTVIAGLDAGAWVWCEKPPALSLAEYDEVARHEGGEGGEGGEGGPFASYVFQHRFGSGAEGLRHHLAQGTLGRPLVGVCNTLWYRDAAYFEVPWRGRWDTEGGGPSMGHGIHQMDLMLSLLGDWTEVTAVMSTSARETQTEDVSMAIVRLACGATVSVVNSLLSPRETSYLRFDFEHATVELEHLYGYDNAHWRWTAAPHVDDGDAAVASWRPEEDVPSSHRAQLAALLDSMERGERPRAGGHDGRRALELVTGMYRSAIRGETVRRRDLTPDSGFYHAMHGGDPRAAASALTRTETGTSV from the coding sequence GTGCCAGATCCCAGTCCCCCGATCCGCGTGGCCCTCGTCGGGAGCGGCGGCATCGCCCGCGGCGTCCACCTCCCGGCGCTCGCCGACATGGGCGAGAGGGTCGAGGTCACCGCCCTGGTCGACCCCGACGAGGCGCTCATGGCCCGGACCGCGGCCGAGTGGCGCGTGCCCGGCCGCTACACCGACCTGCACGCCATGCTCGCCGCCGAGTCGCCCGACCTCGTCGTCGTGTGCGCCCCGCCCGCCGCCCACAAGGACACGGTCATCGCGGGCCTGGACGCCGGCGCCTGGGTGTGGTGCGAGAAACCGCCCGCCCTCTCCCTCGCCGAGTACGACGAGGTCGCCCGACATGAGGGCGGCGAAGGCGGTGAGGGTGGCGAGGGCGGCCCCTTCGCGAGCTACGTCTTCCAGCACCGGTTCGGTTCGGGCGCCGAAGGGCTGCGCCACCACCTGGCCCAGGGCACGCTCGGCCGCCCGCTCGTGGGCGTGTGCAACACCCTCTGGTACCGCGACGCGGCCTACTTCGAAGTGCCCTGGCGCGGCCGGTGGGACACCGAGGGCGGCGGCCCGAGCATGGGGCACGGCATCCACCAGATGGACCTCATGCTCTCGCTGCTCGGCGACTGGACCGAGGTGACGGCGGTGATGTCCACGTCCGCACGGGAGACCCAGACCGAGGACGTGTCGATGGCGATCGTGCGCCTGGCCTGCGGCGCGACGGTCTCCGTAGTCAACAGCCTCCTCTCGCCCAGGGAGACCAGCTACCTGCGCTTCGACTTCGAGCACGCCACGGTCGAACTGGAGCACCTCTACGGCTACGACAACGCGCACTGGCGCTGGACGGCGGCACCGCACGTCGACGACGGCGACGCGGCGGTCGCCTCCTGGCGGCCGGAGGAGGACGTACCCAGTTCGCACAGGGCGCAGCTCGCGGCCCTGCTCGACTCGATGGAACGGGGCGAGCGCCCCCGCGCCGGCGGACACGACGGGCGGCGCGCGCTCGAACTCGTCACGGGCATGTACCGCTCGGCGATCCGCGGCGAGACCGTGCGGCGCCGCGACCTGACCCCCGACAGCGGCTTCTACCACGCCATGCACGGGGGCGACCCGCGCGCCGCGGCGTCCGCCCTCACCCGAACGGAGACCGGAACCAGTGTCTGA
- a CDS encoding TetR/AcrR family transcriptional regulator, with protein sequence MNVPDQAAGTTRSARKRREILTAAQGVFLDRGYLGTNMDEIAALSGASKQTVYKHFGSKEALFVEIVQTMTAEAGDAVHQRIPEPERAEDLAPFLGEYALRQLTVVLTPELMRLRRLVIGEVGRFPDLARALYDGGPRRAMAAMAALFARLSDRGLLAVADPDTAAAHFNWLVMSAPVNDAMLLGDDAIPDEAELRRHAAEGVRVFLAAYGSKDG encoded by the coding sequence GTGAACGTGCCGGACCAGGCCGCAGGGACGACCCGCTCGGCGCGCAAGCGCCGGGAGATCCTGACGGCCGCCCAGGGGGTCTTCCTCGACCGCGGCTACCTCGGCACCAACATGGACGAGATCGCCGCGCTGTCCGGGGCCTCGAAGCAGACCGTCTACAAGCACTTCGGCAGCAAGGAGGCCCTCTTCGTCGAGATCGTGCAGACCATGACCGCCGAGGCGGGCGACGCCGTGCACCAGCGGATCCCCGAACCCGAGCGCGCCGAGGACCTGGCCCCCTTCCTGGGCGAGTACGCCCTGCGCCAGCTCACGGTCGTCCTCACACCCGAGCTGATGCGGCTGCGGAGGCTGGTGATCGGCGAGGTCGGCCGGTTCCCCGACCTGGCCCGCGCGCTCTACGACGGCGGCCCGCGACGCGCGATGGCGGCGATGGCCGCGCTCTTCGCCCGCTTGTCCGACCGGGGCCTGCTCGCGGTGGCCGACCCGGACACGGCCGCCGCGCACTTCAACTGGCTCGTGATGTCCGCGCCGGTCAACGACGCCATGCTGCTGGGGGACGACGCGATCCCGGACGAGGCGGAACTGCGCCGCCACGCCGCCGAGGGCGTCCGGGTGTTCCTGGCCGCCTACGGCTCCAAGGACGGTTGA